The window AGGGTCCATTTATACGTGAAAATAAATAATGTAAAAAAAAGAGCAGTGTGAAGAAAAAAATCACTATCTTTGCACCGCTTTATTTTTCAGGTTAAAAAGTGGCAAAGTTTAGCTTATACAAGATTCCTTTAAAAAATCTTTCGCAGGGAAAACATACTTATGAGTATGAATTAGATAGAAAATTTTTCGAAGCGATTGATGGAGATGAGGTGAAGAAAGGCCATGTCAACGTAACACTGACGATCAAAAAGACATCGTCCATGTATGAGTTCAATTTTGATCTGAAGGGAGTTGTCCAGGTGCCTTGCGATCGTTGTCTCGATGATATGGATCAGGAGATAGATTCTCAAAACCGCCTGATTGTAAAGCTCGGCAGGGAATATTCCGAAGAGAGCGACGAAGTGGTGATCATCCCCGAAGAGGAGGGTGAGATCAATATCGCTTGGTTCTTGTATGAGTTTGTGGTGTTGGATATTCCCATCAAGCATGTTCATGAACCGGGAAAATGTAACAAGGCCATGTCTTCCAAGCTCCGGAAACACCGGGCGGTTAGCAGGGATGAGGATGATGATGGCGGTGAAATGGAGGATGATGATGGAGATTTTGCCGATGAGGAAGAGATTACAGAAAATATCGATCCGAGATGGGAAGGTCTGAAAGGATTAAACCTGGAATGATTTTTAAATATAAACGTTAATAATAAATATACAAAATGGCACATCCAAAAAGAAGACAGTCGTCTGCAAGACAAGGAAAAAGAAGATCGCACGACCACGCCAAGATGCCAACCATGGCCATCTGCCCCAATTGCGGAGCATGGCATATCTACCACACAGTATGTGGCGAGTGCGGATATTACAGAGGAAAATTGGCAATTGAGAAAGAAGTTGCGGTATAAACTCATTTATTCGTAATAAATGGAACCCTGAATAACCTTGTTTTTCGGGGTTTTTTTCAATATAACAGGATAATGACAAATTTAAACGCTGTCATCACGGGAATTACAGCAGCAGTTCCTGATTACATCCTTACCAACGAGGAGTTGTCGAGGATGGTGGATACATCCGACGAGTGGATAATGACCCGCGTGGGTATCAAGGAGAGGCGAATCCTGAAAGGGGAGGAGCAAGGTATATCTGTACTGGGAACAAAGGCTGTAAGGGAGTTGCTCGAGAAGACAAACACCCGGCCTGAAGAGGTAGACGGGGTGGTCTTTGCGACAACAACACCCGATCATCTCTTCCCCTCTGCAGCGTCAATCGTAGCCGAAAATACGGGGATAAAGAATGCTTTCTGTTTCGACATGGAGGTGGCCTGCTCCGGATTTGTCTACGGTCTTGAAGTGTGTAACGGTTTTATCAAAACCGGAAAATACAGGAAGATTATCCTGATTGCCGGAGACAAGATGTCTTCGGTAACAAACTATACCGACCGTACCACCTGTCCGCTTTTCGGTGACGCGGCAGGTGCCGTGATGATTGAGCCTACCGAAGAGCATCTGGGTATCATTGACGCGATCCTGCGTGCCGATGGAGTGGGGTACGCTCCCTTGCAGCTGAAGGCTGGCGGCAGCAAATATCCCGCTTCCCGCGATACGGTGGAACGGAATGAACATACCGTATATCAGGAGGGAAAGGTGGTGTTTAAATATGCCGTATCCAATATGGCCCAGGTTTCGCTCGACATTATGGAGCGGAATAACCTCACCCTCGATGAGCTGGATTGGTTTGTTCCCCATCAGGCCAATATCCGCATTATCGACGCGGCGGTGACTCGTGCCGGGATTGCCCCGGAGAAGGTGATGGTCAATATCGAACGTTACGGCAATACCAGCGCCGGAACAATTCCTCTCTGCCTGTGGGAGTGGGAAAAGAAGCTCCGCAAGGGCGACAATATCATCCTGGCCGCATTCGGAGCCGGTTTCTCCTGGGGGAGCGTATACCTGAAATGGGGATACGATGGCGACAAGGTGAAGTGATTTCACACCTGACCCCTTGATGTTTTTCATACCCCTCTACAACAACTATGGCGGTTAACCGCCTTGCCCTGCATCCGATGCATTGCTCCCTGTTCACCACGTGAACGAGCCGCAAGTCGACGCTGCCGCTTTCGGGCCGGTATGTCTACCGCCCCGGGGCTCTCCTTCGTGAAATGTGTCGATTTCCGTAACCCTTTTCCATAGCATACAGTTGCTTTTTTGTCTCCGCACAATTAGTAAAATTTTCTCATGTTTACCGTTTTTACTATCTTTGCAGCTACGTTTTGCAGGGGGGTGGAATTTCACCCCTTTGTAGCATATAAAAAAGAGCATGAATTCAACTGATATAGATTTGGTTTATTTGTGGGTCGACGGCAGCGATCCCCGGTGGCTCGAAAAGAAGATCCGGTTCACCGGTGCAGTGTCGGACAACTCGGAAGTAAACAACAAGGGGCGCTACATGAACAATGATGAACTGAGATATTCGCTTCGTTCGGTAGAACGCTATCTCCCCTGGATACGGAAAATCTTTATCGTGACGGACGACCAGTGTCCCGAATGGCTGGTGAAAGAACATCCGAAAATTCAGCTGGTAGACCATAAGGAGATCCTTCCCGAGGAGGCGCTTCCCTGTTTCAACTCCAGTGTGATAGAATATTACCTTTACCGTATTCCCGGCCTTGCAGAACGTTTCCTCTTCGCGAACGATGACATGTTTTTTAACAAACCGCTCACGCCCGACTTTTTTTTCAATGAGAAAGGGTTACCATACGTCCGGTTGAAACGGAAATTGCTGGGCAGATGGCACTATCAGGTCAAGCTGCT of the Petrimonas mucosa genome contains:
- the rpmF gene encoding 50S ribosomal protein L32, giving the protein MAHPKRRQSSARQGKRRSHDHAKMPTMAICPNCGAWHIYHTVCGECGYYRGKLAIEKEVAV
- a CDS encoding stealth family protein is translated as MNSTDIDLVYLWVDGSDPRWLEKKIRFTGAVSDNSEVNNKGRYMNNDELRYSLRSVERYLPWIRKIFIVTDDQCPEWLVKEHPKIQLVDHKEILPEEALPCFNSSVIEYYLYRIPGLAERFLFANDDMFFNKPLTPDFFFNEKGLPYVRLKRKLLGRWHYQVKLLLRGRLGQYISTVIGGAALVKERFGIYYSGIPHHNIDAYVTADYRHAVEQVFAEQVASSVHSHTRQYGDLQRSVFSYYALAVGRAELKYVGRRNSLRLNLYRGKFMERLKRYNPALFCLNDSQRVKDADRMMVKPFLEELFPEKSSFETSTRS
- a CDS encoding YceD family protein translates to MAKFSLYKIPLKNLSQGKHTYEYELDRKFFEAIDGDEVKKGHVNVTLTIKKTSSMYEFNFDLKGVVQVPCDRCLDDMDQEIDSQNRLIVKLGREYSEESDEVVIIPEEEGEINIAWFLYEFVVLDIPIKHVHEPGKCNKAMSSKLRKHRAVSRDEDDDGGEMEDDDGDFADEEEITENIDPRWEGLKGLNLE
- a CDS encoding beta-ketoacyl-ACP synthase III, whose product is MTNLNAVITGITAAVPDYILTNEELSRMVDTSDEWIMTRVGIKERRILKGEEQGISVLGTKAVRELLEKTNTRPEEVDGVVFATTTPDHLFPSAASIVAENTGIKNAFCFDMEVACSGFVYGLEVCNGFIKTGKYRKIILIAGDKMSSVTNYTDRTTCPLFGDAAGAVMIEPTEEHLGIIDAILRADGVGYAPLQLKAGGSKYPASRDTVERNEHTVYQEGKVVFKYAVSNMAQVSLDIMERNNLTLDELDWFVPHQANIRIIDAAVTRAGIAPEKVMVNIERYGNTSAGTIPLCLWEWEKKLRKGDNIILAAFGAGFSWGSVYLKWGYDGDKVK